GGTTTGTAATCAAATGAACCAAAGGAGAAAGATAGGTAGAAGGCATCAACGGGCCTCCCGCCATGCACACCAGCGGCGGGGGCATTTGATCGTCCAGATTGCGCGGGCGGAATACGGTATAGTGTAGTACGCCACGCTGAGGAATAGTAATGCTGTGGGAATCACATAAGACTCCCGTTAAACCCAGCGGAGGGTGCTTTGGAATTATAGAAGAAAGCTCGGACTTGGCCGGAAATTCCAAACGCTGCTGATGGCGTCGGGCCTCATCCGTTTCGTCAGAGGAATCTTCGGCATCTTCTTTATCCATACGAGATAGTTGCAAGTGAGCGGGAAGCATAATTCCTgtagcttacagttaatctaGCTTTGGTCTCATTGTCAGTGAGCAATGTTTCATATATCCATTTTTCCGGAGGTTTACGTAACCTCCGTTGACCAATTATCTTTGGTTCATTCTGGAAATAAGATTCGCTGTCAAGTTTTCGGAAAACGGTGTGTTCGGGAGAAGTTGAATTAATTTGAAATTTCTAATGATTTCAAAGAATGAGAATACCGTGTCATTTTAAAATGAACTGCTACTCAAAAGAGCTCTGTAGAATGCCTACCTCAGCTGAGTACAAATGccggtagaatagacacAGCTTTGCGCTTCTAATCTAGTTTCTGTTGGCAAGAGATAGATATTGGAGTCTACGGGCAATCTTTTGTTGGGAATGCTGAAAGTTAGCTGGCTGACTTGAAAACGCATGTCCATGATTTCCGACAACGCAACAAAACCCTGATTTCGTCGACCAGAATCATTTATGATATGGAAGGATGACCGAGAAAGCTGTCCTACCCtacatcacagtcaagcgtCTTATAGGGTTCGATATCCCCTATTCTATCAGACGATCACAATTCTTGTGTTTTGGCTACGAAAGTATCCACGATCCTTAGAAGGATTGTAATAGCCCCATTATCGATGCAGTTTCCTGAGAAAAACAACGGATCTTCCTTTTACTTCTGTGAAGCAGGAACTTGCTTACGCGACTGATCGGTaagcgacaaaaagaagatgATATTATGCTCCAAAATCGTTTGTATCGTCGGCATGGTGCTGGCAACGTTGCGATTTTCACCGGCGGCTTTCATTCGGACGACCACGAGTCGGACAAGGACATTCACCAAGAGCAATCTTTCAACAAACAGTAAAACTCAACGGTTCAGTTTTTTGCGAGAACTATGGGACGAAGTGATTGAGTTTAGTACGCTCGGTCCGGGGGAGCGTAAATTGCTGAAACAACGCAGAATCCAAAATGCATCAAAACGGGAAGGCGGCAGCAACATCGATGACAAGTTCAGCTTAAGGTCTTTCCaagcagcaaaagaaagGGATTGCAAAATGAACAGCGAGGACGTCAACATGGACTTGAACGGGATTTTGGCAAAAGAAGTAACGGGTTTGACAACAGGGATGGAGCCTGTACAAGATGTGGACGGCTACGCTCTATGTGATTTACTTGTGGCCCGATGGGGGGCTCCGTTGGACGTTGACTTTGTACGACAAAACAATGCTGTCTATTGTTCCGTCATGC
The genomic region above belongs to Phaeodactylum tricornutum CCAP 1055/1 chromosome 16, whole genome shotgun sequence and contains:
- a CDS encoding predicted protein, giving the protein MLQNRLYRRHGAGNVAIFTGGFHSDDHESDKDIHQEQSFNKHFLRELWDEVIEFSTLGPGERKLLKQRRIQNASKREGGSNIDDKFSLRSFQAAKERDCKMNSEDVNMDLNGILAKEVTGLTTGMEPVQDVDGYALCDLLVARWGAPLDVDFVRQNNAVYCSVMPVSFGSRKCRHINKLDYLMHLQGIVEVLRAYRNLDPFIMFLLTTNKKPKAGTDAVLFRLQLSDEQRNHILSS